The sequence AGcataaatcaataaatcatatGTAACTGCATCCAGCTTACAGGCAGAGACATCACGAACCATGGACTCGAGCAGTTGTGACGCCTCTGCAAACCGTTTtctgtaacaaacttttcttaaaGCTGTAATATAACAAACAGAATCCGGAGGACAGCCTCTAGACTTCATCATATCAAAAAGGGCATACAGCCTATCCATCTGATTGTTCTCAGAGTACACAGATATAAGGGGATGAAATGTTAGGATTCTGGGAGTGCAACCCACATTAAACATCTTTTCCAATACATCAGAGGCTAAGTCCACATAATTTTCCTTACAAAGGGCCTTGATAAGCATGTCATAGGCGTTATTTCTGTGAGAAAGTTCCAGTTTATCACACATTTCCATAAGATCATTCAACACAAGAGAGTCGGGCAGTATCTGTTTAATGTTTTTCAGAAAATGCTCTAATTTTAGGAGGGTTTGTTCCTGTTGTTGTAAGTCAGGGTTTTCGTGGGTTTCCTGAGGGGATGGATTTGTTGAATAAAATATTAATCCACAAAAATGAGGACCAAAGCTCTTACCGTGGTTGGATGTTTTGACGTGCATCGATAGCTTGCATTTATATATTGGAGAAGAAGATACACAAGTCTGACGGCGCAACTGGGTAATCAGAAACCTTCGCCACAGATGACAAGCAGCCATCACTGCCTTTCAACTTGTCCACAAACTGGAAACAAGTTTTCAGCCCTCGAAAAGACCAAACAGATATGTTAGTGATATGGtacagggtttagggtttaaaagGATATTGCCTCAAATCCATTAACACTCAGCTTATAGTTTTGTACTTGGTGGCCATTCTTCTCTTAGTCTTACGAATTACTGGCTAGCATAAGGGTTAGGAACGTGTACTCTTGTTCTTGGAGCCTGGCTCGTGAAAAACGCAACTGGAGTCTTTTTTCTTCCTTAGGGCAGGTCCCGTGCGACTTTGATTATTTTGGCTGTTGCTCAAATTTTTTAGCAGCTGGTGAGCTGGTGGCCCTGAAAGTTAAATTTTGCTGCTATTTTTAATATaatctttaataataataaattttcacataaattttagagaaaaaaataAGGAACATAAAAAGAGGGAAAAAAATTATGGAGTCACTAGTCATTCTTTTCAATAAGTGTTTATTTTCAACctttttttttcaaagcttattttttaGTTTTAATTGCTTAATTTTAAGCAGATATTACATAAGCAGCAGCATGGGGACATGGGTTAGTTTATGGTTTTGGTtatttggagattattgatatgttTACATACATCGTATTAGGATGTAGCTAACTTTGCACACCCACAAGCCTTAAAATGGTACATCTGATTTTGACGGGTTTTTTTCGTTGTCTTCATATGTGACTtatacttatagctattgttttggcttctaggtagcAATGATGAATGTTATGCattatgcacacaagggtcaaaaactacatatttcaaagtgtcacccaatacctacttaaagatgcatCAATAACCATGCACTtgaaattgccaatacttatgcacaaatgactCAGTAGTTGTGCATAAATGCCTCAGTAGTCGTGCACAAATGGGCCAAGTATGGagcaaaaaatctaaaaaatgagCGGCTATTGGCACATGTGAAATTTATTGATGGGactttagttatcattttttttaatttctttgaagTTAGTAACTAGGGGGTTGGGTTCACAAGGAGTGCACAGTTATTGGAATGTGCACGACTACCGGTGGTCTTTCCCTAGCTAATGACAATGGAATTAGTTGTTATTTGTGTCTTCCATTTACAAGGATAAAGAGAATTAGATACCTAATGTGGGTTGCTCTCATTATTTTAGGAGGTCAATAATTTGATCACATTAAGGTGGGTTTTTATAGTGTTGTAATTACACCTAAGAACAAAAATGATGAATTCAAGATATAAAGGTTGACAAAAATGAGGCACATAGTCACATTAAAATCATCTCAAATAACCAACACAATTTTGGCATTCACTCAAAGAACATTTGTGTGATATAAACTGTCTAAAATTTTAATTGTACTTTAACAACAAAATTGCATAAATATGATTATCCAATTTAGCAACACGGTCCATGTGCATAACTTTTGGGTTAAATTGTGTAAGTTTATTTCCTCTTGCTCGGTCTTCTAAcaatctttcatttctctcttctcttctctttctctcttcttccaaGTGATGGAACATGAAGTTTGATCTAAAACGTCTTTTAAGAGGAAATAAACTTACACAGTTAAACCAAAAGTTATGCACAACAACATTTTGGATTGTGAAATCATATGTTTGCAATATAGTTCTTTTTGTATATATTGAGACACACATTCTTAGCCACATCTTTATCTTTTCAAAAGAAGT is a genomic window of Cryptomeria japonica chromosome 7, Sugi_1.0, whole genome shotgun sequence containing:
- the LOC131066018 gene encoding pentatricopeptide repeat-containing protein At3g56030, mitochondrial isoform X1, whose product is MAACHLWRRFLITQLRRQTCVSSSPIYKCKLSMHVKTSNHGKSFGPHFCGLIFYSTNPSPQETHENPDLQQQEQTLLKLEHFLKNIKQILPDSLVLNDLMEMCDKLELSHRNNAYDMLIKALCKENYVDLASDVLEKMFNVGCTPRILTFHPLISVYSENNQMDRLYALFDMMKSRGCPPDSVCYITALRKVCYRKRFAEASQLLESMVRDVSACKLDAVTYDLLIYAACKTGKFEDGLELLGRMKAEGIRPLSGTYTHILNGFVKGGEFDKAHLFLLQESGNNPSLDSSNYESLIRSCSSAGREKEAYELFMEMKFKGLELLDDQLCKEVLENHGVDEET